In Streptomyces erythrochromogenes, the DNA window AGATGAACGTGTCGGCGGAGCCGGGCGGGCAGCTCGGCGGCATGCCCTCCCCCGCCCGTGCCGCGGGTCAGTGCTCGGGCCAGGTGACCACAGCGATGACCTGCTTGCCGAGGGGAGCGCGGCTGACGAAGAGTTCGGCGCCGAGGGCGCGGATGATCTCCAGCCCGCGCCCGCGCGTGGCGAGGGGGCCGCGGCCGTCGTGCTGCCGGGGCAGGGCGGGGGAAGCGTCGCTGAGGGCGATGCCGGCCCGGCCCGGCTCCACGCTGAACGTGAGCGCGTAGGGCGGCCTGGCGTGCTGGACGGCGTTGGCCGTCAACTCGGAGACGATGACGAGGATGTCCTCGGTGGTGTCGTGCGGGCAGGCCACGGGGTGGACGGCGAGCAGCCAGCCGGCCATGCGGCGGGCTTCCCGGGCGGCCTGCGGCCCTGGTGGCAGGGGGTGGTGCACCGTTGACGGCCGCGTGAGGGGTGCGGTGGCGAGTGCGGTGTCCATGACGGTTCCTGGTTCCTGATCGTGGAGGGTGAACCGGCAGGGGTTCCGGGGCCCCCGCCCCGGAACCCCCGCCGCGCCCAGGCCGGTGCTACCACTTGTTGTGGCAGTTCCAGTGCCCGGGAACCCAGTGGTTCACCGAGTGGCCGGGCACCCAGTGCTGCTTCCAGTAGCCCTTGCTCCACCAGCCGTCGTGCCACTTGCCGTGGTGGTCGCGGTAGCCGTGGTGCCAGGTGCCCTGGTGCCACTTGCGCTCCCAGTGGCCCTTGCTCCACTTGTCGGTCGCCCAGTGGCCCTTGACCCAGGTGCACCGATCGTGGTTGCGGCGGTCCCAGCGGTCGTGCCGGTTGTCCCGGTCATGGTCGCGGTTGCGGTTGCGGTCGCGGTCGCGGTCGCGGTCGTGATCACGGTCGCTGGTGAGCATGGAGTTCGCCGTTGCCGGCGCTGCCGCGGGGGCGGCGCTCGCCGTACCGGACAGACCCAGCAGCGAGCCACCGGCCAGCAGCCCTGCGGATGCGACTCCGACGACCAGGCGCCTCATGTGCTGCGAAGCGGTCATCGGGCTCACCTCCTCCCTTTCGTCAGGTTCATCAAGCATTCGGCTTCGTCTGCTCCTTCACCATCTGGAGCGTCACCACAGATTCGTGACGAACGGAGTGAAGGATTGGCAAGAGAGTCAAACCGCCATATCTCTCTCCCTTCGGAGTGCGTGCCGTGAACCCTGCCGACCCTGCTCGGACCGTGTCGCGCTCGGCGCCGGGTCGGAGTCCGGGTCCGGGTCCGGGTCCGGGTCCCGGAGTGACTGCGGCCTTGGCTGCCGCAGCGGGTGGGCTACCTGAGCAGCGGCTCCTCCTCCCGGCTCCCCGAACCGTCGGATCGGCCCAGCCGCCCCTGCGTGGAACCCTGGTCGGGGGCGTCCTGAACCCGCCCGCTCCCCCGCTGGTGGCCGGACTCCCGCCCGGACCCCTGCCCCCTGTCCAGGCCGCCGGTACCGGACTGCCGGCGCCCCGTTCCCCCGCCGGGTACCTGCCCCTCGGGCTGAACCCGGCCGTTGCCGGCGCCCGACCCCTGCCCGGGCGCCTCGCCGGTACCGGTACCGGCGCCCTGGCCGGACCCGTGGACCGCGCCCTGGCCGGACCCCTGCCCCGGAGCCTTCCCCGCACCTTGGCCGGACTGCTGACCGGACGCCTGGCCTGTGCCCTGACGGGACCCCTGGCCGGGCGCCGTCCCCGTGCCGCGACCGGACTGCTGACCGGACCCTTCGCCCGTGCCGTGACCGGATCCCTGGCCGGGCGCTTTGCCCGTGCCCTGACGGGACCCCTGGCCGGGCGCCGTCCCCGTGCCGCGACCGGACTGCTGACCGGACCCTTCGCCCGTGCCGTGACCGGATCCCTGGCCGGGCGCTTTGCCCGTGCCCTGGCCGGACCCCCGACGGGGAGCCTTGCCCGTACCCTGACCGGTCCCCTCGCCCGTGCCGTGGCCGGAACCCCGGCGCGTCTCCTGTCCGGAGCCCTTGCCCGGAGCCTTCCCCGTGCCCTTGTCCGACCCCTGACCGGACCCTTCGCCCTGGCTGGACCCGTTGCCCGTCTCCCGTCCCGGCACCTTGCCGGTGCCGTTGCCCGACCCCTGACCGGGCACCTTGCCCGAGCCCGCACCGGCATCCCGGCCCGGGCCCTTGTCCGGCACGCCGCCAGGCTCATGCGGGACCGTCCCGGGTGCCTGGCCCGACCCGTTGCCCGTACCCGACCCCTGGCCCGACCCCGGCTGCTGCCCCGGCGCCTTCTCGGGGGGCTTGCCCTGCCCCGTGCCCGATTCCTGACCCGGCACCTTGCGGGTGCTCTCGCCGGACTCCTGACCTGGCACCTTGTCCGGCTGCCCACCAGGCTCGCGCGGCACCGACCCCGGCGCCTTGCCCGACCCGTTTCCCGTGCCGGGCTCCTGCCCCGGCGCCTTGCCCGGGCTGTCGTCCGGCACGTTGCCCGTGCCCTTTTCCGGCACCGTCGCCGGTGCCTTTCCCGGCTCCTTGCCCCGGTCCGTACCTGACTCCTTGCCCGGCACTTCGCCGGATTCCTTCCCCCGACCTGTTCCCGGTACGTTCGCAGGGTCGTTGCCCCGACCCGTGCCCGGCGGCTGACCCGGCGCCTTGTCCGGGGCCGGCTCGGGCACCCTTTCCGGGTCCTTGCCCTGGCCCGGTACCTTCGCAGGATCCTTGCCCGGCTCGCCGCCTGGGTCCCGACCCGGCGCCTTCCCCGGGTCCCTGCCCGACTCCTTGTGAGGAGCCTTGTCCGGGACCGACTCGGGCGCCTTCCCCGGGTCCCTGCCCTCGCCCGTGCCCGACTGCTCCTCCGGCACCTTCCGCGGGACGCTTGCGGGGTCCTCGGCCGGCGCCTTCTCCCGCGGCTTGGCGGGGTCGTGGCCCCGGTCACCGCCCGGCTCCTTCGCGGGGGTCTTGTCCGGGGTCCCGTCGGACACCTTCTCCTTCGCAGGGTTCCTCCGCGGCTCCTCGTCGGGGGCCGGTGCCTTGTCGGGCTGCTTCCCGGAATCCTTCTGCGGCTCGTGGGCCGGCTCCTGGGCAGGGGCGGGGTTCCGGTCCGGCGCGACTCCCGGGGCCGGGTCCGGGACCTCCGGATTCCGCTGCTCCGTGTCCGCGCCGGGGCCCGTCCGGACCGAGCCCTGATGAGCCGGCGGCAGGGCCGGGTACGGCGAGCCGGCGGGCCGGCCCGGCGGCGCCTCGACCTCGCGGTCGGACTGCCCCCGCGCCGCGCCGCTCGGACGCTCGTACCACGCCTTGCGGCCCCGGTCGAAGACCGTTACGGCCTTCACCGGCTTCGCCGCCGGCTTGACTGCCACCAGCTCGGCGGACCGGAACGAGGACCACTCCTGACCGCTGAGCCTGGCCTTGCCCTCGACGGCGACCGGCGGCGTCAAAGGATTGCCGCACGCGCACCGGACCCGCGGTACACCGTGGCCGTCGACCAGTACGGACGTACCGGCCTGCAGGATCGCCTGGTAGCCGGTCGGCGCGTCGTTCTTGTACCCGTGGTTGGTGACCCGGGTGTCCCAGCCCAGCCGGACCGGCGTGAGCGACCGCAGATAGGCGGGGATGCCGGCCTGCCGGACACCCAGTGTGGTGGCGAAGGCGTTCCCCTTGTCCGGGTGCGCGGTGAGGAACTTGATCTGCTTCTCCACGTCACAGCTCGCAACGTTCCGCGTGCCCCCGTAGAGCCCCGGGTGGCCGCCGTCGACCTCCAGGGTGCGCGCGCCGTTCGTACCGCCCTGCACCGTCCCGGTGGTCTCGGGCGGGTCGGCCGTCTCCTCGGACCCGTTGGCCGTCGAGGGGGTGAACGGATCGGGTCCGGCCGCCGCGGCGGCCTCCAGGAAGACCTCCCCGCCGGCCGCGGTGTTGCCGCCCAGCACGGTGAAGCCGACGACCACCGCCGAGACCACGACCGCCGCCGTGCTCGCACTGACCACGGTCCTGCGCGACCGCCAGCGGCGCTTCGGCCGCCCTCCCCCGCCGTCGGCCGGAGGTACGGAAGACGCCGACGGGTGGGACGGGGGCGGAGGCGGAGGCACCGGCGGCGGAGCCTCGGGCACGGGCTGCGGTTGCGAGCCCTTGCCCGACAGCGGACCGGGCGGGGGGCCTGAAGGGTGCTCGGACGAGGAGGGCAGGGAACTCATGACGCCCGCCCCCCGACACATGGCACCGGGAAAACGATGGTGACTCGCATGCGCTCGCTCCTTCTGGCCGTCAACGCCTCCACATCCCGGAGGGGAAACCTCGCAACCGGTGCCGTGAACCAGAAGCCGGTGAAGGGGCGATCCCGCACTGACGGGGACCGGCTCTTCACCGGCGACACCGATGGGGCCACGTAGTGGGTGTGAGCCCGTCCCTCGAGTAAGCCCCCCGCCCCCGTGCCACGTCATGTCGCGACCATTCGGGACTTGACAGCCCCGCCGGAAGTCCTGCTAGGGGCCCTCGGGGGCCGCGCCCGGCAGGGTCGCGGCCCGGTCCGCGACCAGGCGGACCGCCGCGATGGTGAGGTCCGGATCGTGGATCTGGACGTAGTGGTCGCTGCCGGTAGCCAGCAGGTGGGGGGTCTGCGGCCGCAGGGCCACCAGCGCCTGCTGGGCCTTGGGCCAGGCCGTCTCCAGCTTCGCCAGGAGGTCCTTGGACATGGTGGCCGGCGCGGCGAAGGGTTCTGTCTTGCTGAGCACCGCGACGGGTACGGGCGGGAGCGGGCCGCCGCGGTCGATGGCGTTGACCCCGCCGTCGATGTCGACCTGCTCGAATGCGGGGTCGGAGTCGAACGGCGTACCGGGGTGCCGGAGCGCTTCGACGTACGCCGGCCAGTCCGCCCCCATCGCGGGCTTCAGCGCGGGCCCCAGCGCGTCGACGAGGACCAGGCCGCGCGTGCGCTCCGGGTGCTCCTGCGCGTACCGCAGGGCGAGCATCCCGCCGAAGGAGTGCCCCACGAGCAGGTACGGGCCCGGTACGCGGGCGGCGGTCAGCAGCCGGTCCAGGTCCTGGACCATGGCGGGAACCGTACGGGTGCCCTGCACGGGCGTGCTGCGGGTGGTGAGCGCGGGCGGCTGCGTGTAGCGGATGGTGCCGGGGCGGTCGTAGGTGCACACGCGGGTGAAGGCGGCCACGCCCGGAAGCACGGCGGGGGCCTTGGGCACGGGCGGGGCGGTCTCGGTCAGCGACCACGGGTCGGAGGCCTCGTGCAGCCCGGGGAGCAGCACGACGGTCGGGCTTCCGGTGCCGGAACAGTGCAGGTAGAGGGACCGGCCGCCGCCGATGGCCACGCGCTGCTCGGTGTCCCCGCCGCCGCTCGGCCCCGGTGTGCCGGCGACCAGCAGGACGGCGGCCATCGCTGCCACCACCGCGCCGGGCACACGCCATCGCATGTCCTCAGCGTCCCGCGCCGCGCTTCACCCCGCCAACCAGGTCGCGGGCCGGGCAATGGGCACCGGCGCCGGTCACCCGGCTCCGAGGTAGAAGAAGAGCCAGACGAGCGGGGCCAGGATCGCCAACGTGCCGAGGAGGACCCCGATACGGGCCCGTACCGGACTGGAGTCCTCGGTGCCCCACGCCCGCCACAGGTCGGGAAGTCCCCAGACGACGGCGCAGATCCCGAGGGGGAGGACGAGGTAGAGCGGCAGGTAGCGGACCATGGGCGGGAGCGCTTCGGGCAGGAACGGGAAGCCGAACGACCCGACGGCGGTGACGCCGAGGACCAGCGATCCCGTGCCGCTGCTGTGGTGCGGCTCTTCCTGCTGCTCCGGCTCGATGGCCTGGTTCGCGGAACTCATGGACGGCAGGCTATGCGGCGCGCCCGCGGCGTCGCTTGAGCGGGGGTACTCATCCCCGTGTGAGTACCCGGTCCGGCCGCTCGGCCCCCGCCCGTCATCCCCGCCCCAGCGCGCCGGGCGGGGAGCCCGGGCATTGACAGCCGAAAGTGTGAGTGGTTTATTACTCACATGAACACGGAACGACGACGCCAACTCTCCTCGGCCGAAGAGCGCCGCGAGACCGTCCTGCGGACGGCCATCGGGGCCTTCGCGGCCCGCGGCTATTTCGGCACCACGACCACCGAGGTGGCCAAGGCCGCCGGGATCTCCCAGGCCTATGTCTACCGCCTGTTCCCGAACAAGGAGGCGCTGTTCACCGCGGTCGTCGAGCGGTGCTTCACCCGGGTCCGGACCAGCCTCGAGGAGGGTGCCGCACAGGCGCAGGGCAGCAGCCCGGAGGCGGTGCTGCACACCATGGGCGACACGTACGCCCACCTGATCGCCGACAAGGACCTGCTCCTCGTCCTGACCCACGCGCAGGCCGCGGCCGTGTCCGAAGCGGCGGTACGCGAGGCCGTGCGTGCCGGCTACGCCCGGATGGTGGAGTACGTGCGGGGCGCGTCGGGTGCGGCCGAGGCCGACGTCCAGCAGTTCTTCGCGACGGGCATGCTCTGCCACCTCCTCGTGTCGCTGGACGCGCACGAGGTGGACGCACCCTGGTCCCGGACGCTCTCGGCCGGCATCCGGCACTACTGACGGGCGACGGCCGGGCGGACCCACTCGGTCCGCCCTCCTTCCGGACCAAAGAGTGAGTGGTCAACCACACACAGGAGAACGCGCATGTACGCCACACCGCCCCACCGGCACTCCGCCACGGCAACCCTCGCGGCGCTGGCCGCCGCCCAGTTCGCGGTCACCCTCAGCACCTCGATCGTGAACGTCGCCCTTCCCGCCGTACGCGACGGGGTCGGGCTGTCGGACGCGGGCATGTCCTGGGTCGTCAACGCGTACGGCCTCGCCTTCGGCGCCCTGCTCCTGCTCGGCGGTCGGGCGGCCGACCTCCTCGGGCGGCGCCGCCTGCTGACGGCCGGCCTCGCCCTCTTCGCCGCGGCGGCCGTCGCCGCCGGACTGGCGAGCGCCCCCTGGATGCTCGTCACCGCCCGCACGGTCCAGGGCGTCGGCGCAGCCGCGATCGCGCCCGCCGCGCTCTCCCTGGTCATGCGGCTCCATCCGCCCGGGCCCGCCCGTGCCAGGGCCCTCGGCGTCTGGGGAGCCGTGTCCGGCGCGGGCGGCGCGGCCGGGGTCCTGCTCGGCGGGGTCCTCACCGAAGGACCGGGCTGGCCCTGGGTGTTCCACGCCTCCGGCATCGGCGCGGCGGTGGTCCTGGCCGTCACCCTGCGCCTTGTACCGGCCGACCCGAAGGAGGCCGACGGGCCCCGCCCGCGGCTCGACGCGGCCGGATCCCTCACCGTCACCACCGGCCTGGTCGCGCTCGTGTACGGGCTCACGGCCGCGGGCCGCTCCGGCTGGACCGACCCCCTGGTACTCGGCTCCTTCGCCGCGGCGGCAGTCCTCCTCTCCCTCTTCGCCCTGGTCGAACGCCGGCACCCGGCTCCGCTACTGCCGTCGAGGCTCCTCGCCCGCGGCGCCGCGGGCCCCGCCAACCTCGTCATGGCGCTGCTCGGTGCGGTCTGGGTGGGCCTGTTCTTCTTCCTCCCCCTCTACCAGCAACAGGTCCTCGGTGCGGGCCCCCTGGAAGCCGGGCTCTCCCAACTGCCGCTGGCCGCGGCGAACATGCTCGGCTCCGGCCTGGCACCCGTACTGGCCCGCCGCATCGGCCCGCACCGGACCCTCCTCACCGGGCTGGCGACCCAGGCCGCCGGTTTCCTGTGGCTGGCCCGGATCCCGGCCGACGGCACCTTCCTCGTCCACCTGCTGGGCCCCGTACTCCTCGTCGGAGTCGGCCTCGGCGTGGCCTTCGTGCAGCTCACCGGCTCGGCCGTGAGCGGGGTGGAGCCCGCCGACGCGGGTCTGGCCGGCGGGCTGGTCAACACCACCCGCCAGATCGGCGGCGCCGTCGGCCTCGCCGTACTGGGCACCCTGGCCGCCGCCCGCACCGCCGCCGCCCCGCCCGACCTGGCGCACACCGCGGCCCTCACCGAGGGGTACCGCAGCGCCTTCCTCCTCTCCGCCGCCGTCCTGCTCCTCGGAGCGGCCCTCACGCCGCTGCTCTCCCGCAGAACCCGGCCGGTGCGGGAGATCGTCCCCGCTCCCCCACCGCTGACCCCGCCCTGCCCGACCCACCGAACCCGCTGATCACATCACCGAAGGAGTACCTCCCATGACCACGCACCCCACCACCGTCGACACCGAAGCCCCGGTCGTCGTCCGCCTCGGGACCACCGTGCACGCCCCGCTCGCCACCGTCTGGGACCTGCACACCGACATCGCCGCCTGGGCCGACTGGAACACGGACGTGGACCGGGTGGAGTACGCCGGTCCGCTGGCGCCCGGCACCTCGTTCCGCTGGCTGACCCACGGCCTGGACATCACCTCCACCGTCCACCAGGTCGTCCCCGGCGAGCGGATCGTCTGGGGCGGTCCGGCCCACGGCATCGACGGCATCCACGTCTGGACGTTCCAGGAGACGGTGCCGGGCACCGTGACGGTCCGCACCGAGGAGTCCTGGAGCGGCGAGCCCGTCGCGGCCCGCAGCACGGAGATGGAGCAGGTGCTGCGGCAGTCCCTCGAAGCCTGGCTCGCCGCCCTGAAGGCCAAGGCCGAGGCCGTGGCGGGCGCCGCCGCTGCCGCCGAGCGGCACTGATCGCACCCGCCCCTCCGCGCACCGCTTCCCGACCGTTTCGCCCAGCCGTCCGAGAGTCGAGGACATCGCCATGACCAGCACCGCCAAGCCCTACCTGACCGGCCACTACACCCCCGTCACCGACGAGATCACCGCCACCGGCCTCACCGTCGAGGGCACCATCCCGCCCGAGCTGACCGGCCGCCTCATCCGCAACAGCCACAACCCGAAGCCCGGGATCACGCCCACCCACTGGTTCAAGGGCAGCGGCATGGTCCACGGCATCCGGCTCCAGGACGGCCGCGCCGAGTGGTACCGCAACCGCTGGGTCCACACCCCGGCCCTGGACGGCGCCCCGTACATGACCGAGAAGGGACCCGACCTGACCGCCAGCACGGCGGGCACGCACGTCATCGAGCACGCCGGCCGGCTCCTCGCCCTGAGCGAGGCGGCCCTCCCCTTCGAGCTGACGGCTGATCTGGAGACCGTCGGGGCCTACGACTTCGGGGGCAGGCTGACCTCGGCAATGACCGCCCACCCCAAGGAGGATCCGGTCACCGGCGAGCTCCACTTCTTCGCCTCCTCCCCGTTCCCGCCGTACCTGATCCACCACGTCGCCTCCGCCGACGGGAAGGTGCTGGAGAGCCAGGAGGTGCCGGGCGCGAGCGCGGCGCTCAAGCACGACTTCGCCATCACCGAGCACTACGTGGTGTTCCTCGAGGGCTCCGTGACCTTCGACCCGGCCGAGCACTCGGGCATCCCGTACGGCTGGAACGACGAACAGATCTCCCGGATCGGCGTCATGCCGCGCACCACCGCGGGCGCCGGCGGCCGGGCCCGTGAGGTCCGCTGGTTGGAGATCGGGCAGGGCTACGGAATGCACTTCGCCAACGCCTACGAGGACCCGTACGGGCGGATCGTCGTCGAGGGCCCGACCGTGGGCAGGGACGGCTGGCAGCGCTCGTGGAACTGGTGGGTCGGCGCCGAGGACCGCGGGGCCGAGCCCAACTTCGGTTCGCGCAGCACCCGCTGGACCGTCGACCTGGCGGCCGGATCCGTCAAGGAGGAGCTGACCGACGACCTCACCGTGGAGTTCCCGACCATCAACGAGGCCTTCCTCGGCATCGAGCACC includes these proteins:
- a CDS encoding ATP-binding protein, with product MDTALATAPLTRPSTVHHPLPPGPQAAREARRMAGWLLAVHPVACPHDTTEDILVIVSELTANAVQHARPPYALTFSVEPGRAGIALSDASPALPRQHDGRGPLATRGRGLEIIRALGAELFVSRAPLGKQVIAVVTWPEH
- a CDS encoding DUF6777 domain-containing protein — its product is MVSASTAAVVVSAVVVGFTVLGGNTAAGGEVFLEAAAAAGPDPFTPSTANGSEETADPPETTGTVQGGTNGARTLEVDGGHPGLYGGTRNVASCDVEKQIKFLTAHPDKGNAFATTLGVRQAGIPAYLRSLTPVRLGWDTRVTNHGYKNDAPTGYQAILQAGTSVLVDGHGVPRVRCACGNPLTPPVAVEGKARLSGQEWSSFRSAELVAVKPAAKPVKAVTVFDRGRKAWYERPSGAARGQSDREVEAPPGRPAGSPYPALPPAHQGSVRTGPGADTEQRNPEVPDPAPGVAPDRNPAPAQEPAHEPQKDSGKQPDKAPAPDEEPRRNPAKEKVSDGTPDKTPAKEPGGDRGHDPAKPREKAPAEDPASVPRKVPEEQSGTGEGRDPGKAPESVPDKAPHKESGRDPGKAPGRDPGGEPGKDPAKVPGQGKDPERVPEPAPDKAPGQPPGTGRGNDPANVPGTGRGKESGEVPGKESGTDRGKEPGKAPATVPEKGTGNVPDDSPGKAPGQEPGTGNGSGKAPGSVPREPGGQPDKVPGQESGESTRKVPGQESGTGQGKPPEKAPGQQPGSGQGSGTGNGSGQAPGTVPHEPGGVPDKGPGRDAGAGSGKVPGQGSGNGTGKVPGRETGNGSSQGEGSGQGSDKGTGKAPGKGSGQETRRGSGHGTGEGTGQGTGKAPRRGSGQGTGKAPGQGSGHGTGEGSGQQSGRGTGTAPGQGSRQGTGKAPGQGSGHGTGEGSGQQSGRGTGTAPGQGSRQGTGQASGQQSGQGAGKAPGQGSGQGAVHGSGQGAGTGTGEAPGQGSGAGNGRVQPEGQVPGGGTGRRQSGTGGLDRGQGSGRESGHQRGSGRVQDAPDQGSTQGRLGRSDGSGSREEEPLLR
- a CDS encoding alpha/beta fold hydrolase encodes the protein MRWRVPGAVVAAMAAVLLVAGTPGPSGGGDTEQRVAIGGGRSLYLHCSGTGSPTVVLLPGLHEASDPWSLTETAPPVPKAPAVLPGVAAFTRVCTYDRPGTIRYTQPPALTTRSTPVQGTRTVPAMVQDLDRLLTAARVPGPYLLVGHSFGGMLALRYAQEHPERTRGLVLVDALGPALKPAMGADWPAYVEALRHPGTPFDSDPAFEQVDIDGGVNAIDRGGPLPPVPVAVLSKTEPFAAPATMSKDLLAKLETAWPKAQQALVALRPQTPHLLATGSDHYVQIHDPDLTIAAVRLVADRAATLPGAAPEGP
- a CDS encoding TetR/AcrR family transcriptional regulator, yielding MNTERRRQLSSAEERRETVLRTAIGAFAARGYFGTTTTEVAKAAGISQAYVYRLFPNKEALFTAVVERCFTRVRTSLEEGAAQAQGSSPEAVLHTMGDTYAHLIADKDLLLVLTHAQAAAVSEAAVREAVRAGYARMVEYVRGASGAAEADVQQFFATGMLCHLLVSLDAHEVDAPWSRTLSAGIRHY
- a CDS encoding MFS transporter; translation: MYATPPHRHSATATLAALAAAQFAVTLSTSIVNVALPAVRDGVGLSDAGMSWVVNAYGLAFGALLLLGGRAADLLGRRRLLTAGLALFAAAAVAAGLASAPWMLVTARTVQGVGAAAIAPAALSLVMRLHPPGPARARALGVWGAVSGAGGAAGVLLGGVLTEGPGWPWVFHASGIGAAVVLAVTLRLVPADPKEADGPRPRLDAAGSLTVTTGLVALVYGLTAAGRSGWTDPLVLGSFAAAAVLLSLFALVERRHPAPLLPSRLLARGAAGPANLVMALLGAVWVGLFFFLPLYQQQVLGAGPLEAGLSQLPLAAANMLGSGLAPVLARRIGPHRTLLTGLATQAAGFLWLARIPADGTFLVHLLGPVLLVGVGLGVAFVQLTGSAVSGVEPADAGLAGGLVNTTRQIGGAVGLAVLGTLAAARTAAAPPDLAHTAALTEGYRSAFLLSAAVLLLGAALTPLLSRRTRPVREIVPAPPPLTPPCPTHRTR
- a CDS encoding SRPBCC family protein produces the protein MTTHPTTVDTEAPVVVRLGTTVHAPLATVWDLHTDIAAWADWNTDVDRVEYAGPLAPGTSFRWLTHGLDITSTVHQVVPGERIVWGGPAHGIDGIHVWTFQETVPGTVTVRTEESWSGEPVAARSTEMEQVLRQSLEAWLAALKAKAEAVAGAAAAAERH
- a CDS encoding carotenoid oxygenase family protein, with translation MTSTAKPYLTGHYTPVTDEITATGLTVEGTIPPELTGRLIRNSHNPKPGITPTHWFKGSGMVHGIRLQDGRAEWYRNRWVHTPALDGAPYMTEKGPDLTASTAGTHVIEHAGRLLALSEAALPFELTADLETVGAYDFGGRLTSAMTAHPKEDPVTGELHFFASSPFPPYLIHHVASADGKVLESQEVPGASAALKHDFAITEHYVVFLEGSVTFDPAEHSGIPYGWNDEQISRIGVMPRTTAGAGGRAREVRWLEIGQGYGMHFANAYEDPYGRIVVEGPTVGRDGWQRSWNWWVGAEDRGAEPNFGSRSTRWTVDLAAGSVKEELTDDLTVEFPTINEAFLGIEHRYQYALAFPDDLGIAAHTLVKYDRTTGARQLLPFGAGRLPSEAVFVPAEGAGASQEDAGYLLTVVSDLKANASQLLVLDASDLTVPPVATIHLPRRVPAMIHGSWIPDAA